One window from the genome of Faecalibacterium sp. HTF-F encodes:
- the ribF gene encoding bifunctional riboflavin kinase/FMN adenylyltransferase, giving the protein MQIISQFAPLPLAQPEKGTAVAMGFFDGIHIGHRAVINEAVQWAGANDAAPALFTFRLPVVNKMKGKRLLSTADKHALVASLGVEYYLTPDFEEIKGLTPEQFVLGIVRDCRARALVCGENFTFGAKAAGNPELLRTLCEPLGVKVIVVPMAQFEEKPVSSTRIRTALEGGDIPAANAMLGMPYAIRFEVQHGAGLGHTLGVPTINQLYPEGFQLPRSGIYITRTFIGGKWYPSATGLGSRPTVNDDATKVTCETFIPGFSGDLYGTDPVVEFHAYLSPSKKFDTLDELRACINNAAKRAQEYFA; this is encoded by the coding sequence ATGCAGATCATTTCACAGTTTGCGCCGCTGCCGCTGGCGCAGCCGGAAAAAGGCACCGCAGTGGCAATGGGCTTTTTTGACGGTATTCACATCGGCCACCGGGCAGTGATCAACGAGGCGGTGCAGTGGGCCGGAGCCAACGATGCAGCGCCGGCACTGTTCACCTTCAGGCTGCCGGTGGTGAACAAGATGAAGGGCAAACGGCTGCTGTCCACAGCAGATAAACACGCACTGGTGGCAAGTCTTGGCGTGGAGTATTACCTCACGCCGGACTTTGAGGAGATCAAGGGCCTGACGCCGGAGCAGTTCGTGCTGGGCATCGTGCGGGACTGCCGCGCCCGGGCACTGGTCTGCGGCGAAAACTTCACCTTTGGGGCCAAAGCTGCCGGAAACCCGGAGCTGCTGCGCACCCTGTGCGAGCCGCTGGGCGTAAAGGTGATCGTGGTACCCATGGCGCAGTTTGAGGAAAAGCCGGTGTCCTCCACCCGCATCCGCACCGCGCTGGAAGGCGGCGACATCCCGGCAGCAAACGCCATGCTGGGGATGCCCTACGCCATCCGGTTCGAAGTGCAGCACGGTGCAGGTCTGGGCCACACGCTGGGGGTGCCCACCATCAACCAGCTGTACCCTGAGGGCTTCCAGCTGCCCCGCAGCGGCATCTATATCACCCGCACCTTCATCGGCGGCAAATGGTATCCTTCGGCCACCGGCCTTGGCAGCCGCCCCACCGTCAACGACGACGCCACCAAGGTGACCTGTGAGACCTTTATCCCGGGCTTTTCCGGCGACCTCTACGGCACCGACCCGGTGGTGGAGTTCCACGCCTACCTCAGCCCCAGCAAAAAGTTTGATACGCTGGACGAGCTGCGGGCCTGCATCAACAACGCTGCAAAGCGTGCGCAGGAATATTTTGCATAA
- the tsaD gene encoding tRNA (adenosine(37)-N6)-threonylcarbamoyltransferase complex transferase subunit TsaD, translating into MIILGIESTCDETAAALVEDGRHLLSNVISTSVKEQALYGGVVPEIASRRHCEFISATVKKALLDAGRTIDDVDAVAVTFAPGLIGAVLVGVNFAKGLAYSANKPLVPVHHLRGHIAALYLTHPELKPPFLCLVASGGHSHIVEVQDYTHYHILGHTVDDAAGEAFDKVARTLGLPYPGGPSVANAAKTGDPKAYRLPVPHVEGKYNVSFSGLKTAVLNEVNKAQMKGEEVNVPDLAASFQERIAGILAEKLLLAAADTGAKQVCLAGGVAANGRLRQLVNDGAQKLGAKVYLPELKFCGDNGAMIAAQGYYQYIAGHTAGLELNGLPTLPIDYE; encoded by the coding sequence ATGATTATTTTGGGAATTGAATCCACCTGCGACGAGACCGCCGCAGCTCTGGTGGAGGATGGCCGGCACCTGCTGAGCAACGTCATCTCCACCAGCGTAAAAGAACAGGCTCTTTACGGCGGCGTTGTGCCGGAGATCGCTAGCCGCCGCCACTGCGAATTTATCAGCGCCACGGTCAAAAAAGCCCTGCTGGACGCAGGCAGGACCATCGACGATGTGGATGCCGTGGCCGTCACCTTTGCGCCGGGCCTGATCGGTGCAGTGCTGGTGGGCGTGAATTTTGCCAAGGGTCTGGCCTACTCGGCCAATAAGCCTTTGGTGCCGGTGCACCACCTGCGCGGACACATTGCCGCACTGTACCTCACCCACCCGGAGCTGAAGCCACCCTTCCTCTGTCTGGTGGCCTCCGGCGGCCACAGCCACATTGTGGAGGTGCAGGACTACACCCACTACCACATCCTCGGCCACACGGTGGACGATGCCGCCGGTGAAGCCTTTGACAAAGTAGCCCGCACGCTGGGTCTGCCCTACCCCGGCGGCCCCAGCGTGGCCAATGCCGCCAAGACCGGCGACCCCAAGGCTTACCGCCTGCCGGTGCCCCATGTGGAGGGCAAATACAACGTGAGCTTTTCCGGCCTGAAAACCGCCGTGCTGAACGAGGTGAACAAGGCCCAGATGAAGGGCGAAGAAGTGAACGTACCCGACCTTGCCGCCAGCTTTCAGGAGCGCATTGCGGGCATTCTGGCCGAAAAGCTGCTGCTGGCTGCTGCAGATACCGGTGCAAAGCAGGTGTGTCTGGCAGGCGGCGTTGCCGCCAACGGACGGCTGCGCCAGCTGGTGAACGATGGTGCCCAGAAGCTGGGCGCCAAGGTCTACCTGCCGGAGCTGAAATTCTGCGGTGACAACGGCGCTATGATCGCGGCGCAGGGGTATTACCAGTACATTGCCGGGCACACTGCCGGGCTGGAGCTGAACGGCCTGCCCACTTTACCCATCGACTACGAATAA
- the polA gene encoding DNA polymerase I, with protein sequence MRLLVIDGNSIANRAFFGIKLLTTKDGRYTNAIYGFLNILLSLLKECEPDEVAVAFDLKAPTFRHKMYDGYKATRHGMPEELAQQMPVLKELLADLGYRTVTAEGWEADDILGTLATACAARKDDCFLATGDRDSLQLVSDTTTVLLAATVMGRSKTVTMDVDAIQEKYGIQPRQLIEVKSLMGDASDNIPGVRGIGEKTALSLVQNFGSLEGVYEHIDDKRIKPKQREHLLECREMAELSHTLGTIRTDAPIDTAEGSYKVGEGRKAEAVRLLQELEIHSLIPRFGLAGVVPAAPEGEDGIELAQAELEALPLAPSGTYLVASRPAVMGKQGTRNVVLQPESWYAVQDCTVYPLEDADLVRLLDNADVTLEVFNSAPLYAKAMAAGGWGSSIVWDGKLAAYLLDASASKYQIGELVSSYRASAAFTCTDYPDAGRLADLFSKMKAEITACGEDALYNEIEFPLAQVLADMTRTGVLVDKDGIEQFGVKLRTELEQVLTRIHMETGSASFNPNSPKQLGEMLFDTMGLPHGKKTQRGWSTDAETLESLRDYPLVEDILQYRAYQKLNSTYVEGLLKVIGEDGRIHSTFNQTEARTGRLSSDNPNLQNIPIRTELGSQLRAYFVAKPGCVLVDADYSQIELRILAHITGDEHMQQAFLNGEDIHRSTAAKIYGIPQEEVTSRLRSSAKAINFGIMYGKGAYSLAKDIGVTVKEADAFLKNYLAAFPKVSGYMDKTIADAKAVGYVSTLFGRRRALPELSSSNFNVRSSGERMARNTPIQGTAADVIKLAMVRVWKRLRDEKMESRLILTVHDELIVEAPQAEAEKAAQILREEMEGCVQYAVPLSTDVHAGKNWLEAH encoded by the coding sequence ATGCGTTTACTGGTCATTGACGGCAACAGCATTGCCAACCGCGCCTTTTTCGGCATCAAGCTGCTGACCACCAAGGACGGACGATACACCAACGCCATCTATGGCTTTCTGAATATCCTGCTCTCCCTGCTCAAGGAGTGTGAACCCGACGAGGTGGCCGTGGCCTTTGACCTGAAGGCCCCCACCTTCCGCCACAAAATGTATGATGGCTACAAAGCCACCCGTCACGGCATGCCTGAAGAGCTGGCACAGCAGATGCCGGTGCTCAAGGAGCTGCTGGCAGACCTTGGCTACCGCACCGTCACTGCCGAGGGCTGGGAGGCGGACGACATCCTTGGCACACTGGCCACTGCCTGTGCCGCCCGGAAGGACGACTGCTTTCTTGCTACGGGAGACCGGGACAGCCTGCAGCTGGTCAGTGACACCACCACTGTGCTGCTTGCCGCCACTGTCATGGGACGCAGCAAAACGGTGACGATGGATGTGGACGCCATTCAGGAAAAATACGGCATCCAGCCCAGACAGCTCATTGAGGTGAAGAGCCTGATGGGCGATGCCTCCGATAATATCCCGGGCGTGCGGGGCATCGGCGAAAAGACCGCTCTGTCTCTGGTGCAGAACTTCGGTTCGCTGGAGGGTGTGTACGAGCACATCGACGACAAGCGCATCAAGCCCAAACAGCGGGAGCACCTTCTTGAATGCCGCGAAATGGCCGAGCTGAGCCACACGCTGGGCACCATCCGCACCGATGCGCCCATTGACACCGCCGAGGGCTCTTACAAGGTGGGCGAAGGCCGCAAGGCTGAGGCTGTGCGCCTTTTGCAGGAGCTGGAGATCCACTCCCTCATTCCCCGCTTTGGGCTGGCCGGCGTTGTCCCTGCTGCACCGGAAGGCGAGGACGGCATCGAGCTTGCACAGGCAGAGCTGGAAGCCCTGCCGCTGGCTCCTTCCGGCACCTATCTGGTTGCCTCCCGCCCCGCCGTCATGGGCAAGCAGGGCACCCGCAACGTGGTGTTGCAGCCGGAAAGCTGGTACGCCGTGCAGGACTGCACCGTTTACCCGCTGGAGGACGCCGACCTTGTGCGCCTGCTGGACAACGCAGACGTAACGCTGGAGGTGTTCAACTCCGCGCCGCTGTACGCCAAAGCCATGGCCGCAGGCGGCTGGGGCAGCAGCATCGTGTGGGACGGCAAGCTTGCCGCCTACCTGCTGGACGCTTCTGCCTCCAAATATCAGATCGGTGAACTGGTGTCCAGCTACCGCGCCTCGGCCGCCTTTACCTGCACCGATTACCCGGACGCAGGCCGCCTTGCCGATCTGTTCAGCAAGATGAAGGCCGAGATCACCGCCTGCGGAGAGGACGCCCTTTACAACGAGATCGAGTTCCCGCTGGCACAGGTGCTGGCCGATATGACCCGCACCGGCGTGCTGGTGGACAAAGACGGCATCGAGCAGTTCGGCGTGAAACTGCGCACCGAGCTGGAGCAGGTGCTCACCCGCATCCACATGGAGACCGGCAGCGCCAGCTTCAACCCCAACAGCCCGAAGCAATTGGGCGAGATGCTGTTTGATACCATGGGCCTGCCCCACGGCAAAAAGACCCAGCGCGGCTGGTCCACCGATGCCGAAACGCTGGAAAGCCTGCGGGATTACCCGCTGGTGGAGGACATTCTTCAGTACCGTGCCTACCAGAAGCTGAACTCCACCTACGTGGAGGGCCTGCTCAAGGTGATCGGCGAGGACGGCCGTATCCACTCCACCTTCAACCAGACCGAGGCCCGCACCGGACGGCTCTCCTCCGACAACCCCAACCTGCAGAACATCCCCATCCGCACCGAGCTGGGCAGCCAGCTGCGCGCCTACTTTGTGGCAAAGCCGGGCTGTGTGCTGGTGGATGCCGACTACAGCCAGATCGAGCTACGCATTCTGGCCCACATTACCGGTGATGAGCACATGCAGCAGGCATTTTTGAACGGTGAGGACATCCACCGCAGCACCGCCGCAAAAATTTACGGTATCCCGCAGGAAGAGGTCACCTCCCGTCTGCGCTCTTCTGCCAAGGCCATCAACTTTGGCATCATGTACGGCAAGGGTGCCTACAGTCTGGCCAAGGACATCGGCGTGACCGTGAAGGAAGCAGACGCCTTCCTCAAGAACTATCTGGCCGCCTTCCCCAAGGTGAGCGGCTACATGGACAAGACCATCGCGGACGCCAAGGCCGTGGGCTATGTATCCACCCTGTTCGGCCGCCGCCGCGCCTTGCCGGAGCTTTCCAGCTCCAACTTCAATGTCCGCTCCAGCGGCGAGCGGATGGCCCGCAACACCCCCATTCAGGGCACTGCGGCAGACGTCATCAAGCTGGCCATGGTGCGGGTGTGGAAGCGGCTGCGGGACGAAAAGATGGAAAGCCGCCTGATCCTGACCGTCCACGATGAACTGATCGTAGAGGCCCCGCAGGCCGAAGCCGAAAAGGCTGCGCAGATCCTGCGGGAGGAAATGGAAGGCTGCGTGCAGTATGCCGTGCCCCTGAGCACCGATGTGCACGCAGGCAAAAACTGGCTGGAGGCCCACTAA
- a CDS encoding ferredoxin, giving the protein MNAYVDPDLCIGCTQCAGLCPAVFHMEGVLAVAEPGPIPPEEVPQAVDAANACPVSAIRIEE; this is encoded by the coding sequence ATGAACGCATACGTTGACCCCGACCTTTGCATCGGCTGCACCCAGTGTGCCGGGCTATGCCCCGCCGTGTTCCACATGGAGGGCGTTCTGGCAGTGGCCGAGCCCGGGCCGATCCCGCCGGAGGAGGTGCCGCAGGCCGTGGATGCCGCCAATGCCTGCCCGGTGAGCGCTATCCGGATCGAGGAATAA
- a CDS encoding arsenate reductase family protein, which translates to MNIQIFGTSKCFDTKKAQRYFKERGVKFQMIDLKEKEMSRGEFDNVARALGGWEKLVNPKAKDKQTLALLDALVDWQKEDKLFENQQLFLTPIVRNGRQATVGYQPDVWKSWE; encoded by the coding sequence ATGAACATTCAGATCTTCGGCACCAGCAAGTGCTTTGATACCAAAAAGGCCCAGCGCTATTTCAAGGAGCGGGGGGTCAAATTCCAGATGATCGACCTGAAGGAAAAAGAAATGAGCCGCGGCGAGTTCGACAACGTGGCCCGGGCGCTGGGCGGCTGGGAAAAGCTGGTGAACCCCAAGGCCAAGGATAAGCAGACCCTTGCACTTCTGGATGCACTGGTGGACTGGCAGAAAGAGGACAAGCTGTTTGAAAACCAGCAGCTGTTTTTAACGCCCATCGTGCGCAATGGACGTCAGGCGACCGTGGGCTATCAGCCCGATGTCTGGAAAAGCTGGGAATGA
- a CDS encoding Ice-structuring protein, whose translation MKHSITPEEHARVQRRRGRQALGLLVAILVVVGFVTVLRAGVGAVANLFDDTAQKQEYEDKLEGLVLFDPMPFDGIENIDDLTLREAAVWGCIYSIQETQGGFDNYNTDPDTEQLLLPSLDVDAYLAKLLGPGFKLTHRSFEMEDMTIEFDDATQCYKIPVTGTVGYYRAVVTKLFKRSGKLHVTVGYIPTASNDDSIINVSSDTPTKYMDYLFERQSGSWYLTGLTESETKAESTDSTSAASLPEPMAESDVQDAILATAGSDAADSAASAVEPEAQAENSADSAVAEAPAADDAASTAA comes from the coding sequence ATGAAACATTCTATTACCCCTGAAGAACATGCACGCGTGCAGCGCCGCCGCGGGCGTCAGGCACTGGGCCTTCTGGTCGCCATTCTGGTGGTCGTGGGTTTTGTTACCGTGCTGCGGGCCGGTGTGGGCGCTGTGGCCAACCTGTTCGACGATACGGCACAGAAGCAGGAATATGAGGATAAGCTGGAAGGGCTGGTGCTGTTCGACCCCATGCCCTTTGACGGCATTGAGAACATCGACGACCTGACCCTGCGCGAGGCAGCGGTGTGGGGCTGCATCTACAGCATTCAGGAAACGCAGGGCGGCTTTGACAACTACAATACCGACCCCGACACCGAACAGCTGCTGCTGCCCTCACTGGATGTGGACGCTTACCTTGCAAAGCTGCTGGGCCCGGGCTTCAAGCTGACCCACCGCAGCTTTGAGATGGAGGATATGACCATCGAATTCGACGATGCCACCCAGTGCTACAAGATCCCCGTCACCGGCACCGTGGGCTATTACCGTGCAGTGGTGACCAAGCTGTTCAAGCGCAGCGGCAAGTTGCACGTTACGGTGGGCTATATCCCCACTGCAAGCAACGACGACAGCATCATCAATGTGTCCTCGGATACGCCCACCAAGTACATGGACTATCTGTTCGAGCGTCAGAGCGGCAGCTGGTATCTCACCGGCCTGACCGAGAGCGAGACCAAGGCCGAGAGCACCGACAGCACATCTGCCGCAAGCCTGCCGGAGCCCATGGCAGAAAGCGATGTGCAGGATGCCATCCTTGCCACAGCCGGTTCGGATGCAGCAGATTCGGCGGCTTCTGCCGTTGAGCCGGAGGCACAGGCTGAAAACAGCGCAGACAGCGCCGTGGCCGAAGCCCCTGCTGCGGACGATGCCGCCAGCACCGCAGCGTAA
- a CDS encoding glycosyltransferase family 2 protein, giving the protein MYKATIVIPNINGKGWLKDSIESVYAQTEQSFRLIVVDNGSTDESLEQARSYCSRENFTLIENGTNTGFSHAVNQGIALADSEYVVLFNNDAFAEPQWLAELIRTAETDPKIFAVQSLMIRHFDRELADDAGDYVTWMGFACKTGDGRRASRYTKCRRIFSACGGAALYRKSILDEIGNFDENFFAYFEDVDLSWRANNAGYKNLLCPTARCYHICGASTGAVRYNAFKSQQSGRNSILLPLKNEPLLMLVLNFIPLAAGYLLKCYKFHKQGFGESWDKGMHEAFALLKAGKLGKRPFRLRDLPNYILMELWMIWNMVPYLWYRLVVVRFDLK; this is encoded by the coding sequence ATGTATAAAGCGACCATCGTGATCCCGAACATCAACGGCAAGGGCTGGCTCAAGGATTCCATCGAGTCGGTCTACGCCCAGACTGAGCAGAGCTTCCGGCTTATCGTGGTGGACAACGGCTCCACCGACGAAAGTCTGGAGCAGGCCCGCAGCTATTGCAGCCGCGAAAATTTCACCCTCATTGAAAACGGCACCAACACCGGCTTTTCCCACGCGGTGAATCAGGGCATTGCTCTGGCCGACAGCGAGTATGTGGTGCTGTTCAACAACGACGCCTTTGCCGAACCCCAGTGGCTGGCCGAGCTCATCCGCACCGCCGAGACCGACCCGAAAATTTTTGCAGTGCAGAGCCTGATGATCCGTCACTTTGACCGGGAGCTGGCCGACGACGCGGGCGATTATGTCACATGGATGGGCTTTGCCTGCAAGACCGGTGATGGCCGCCGCGCCAGCCGCTACACAAAGTGCAGGCGCATCTTCTCAGCCTGCGGCGGTGCGGCGCTCTACCGCAAGAGCATTCTGGACGAGATCGGCAATTTTGACGAGAACTTCTTTGCCTATTTTGAGGATGTGGATCTGAGCTGGCGTGCCAACAATGCAGGCTATAAAAATCTGCTCTGCCCTACTGCCAGATGCTACCACATCTGCGGTGCCAGCACCGGTGCGGTGCGGTACAACGCTTTCAAAAGCCAGCAGAGCGGCCGCAACAGCATCCTTCTGCCCCTCAAGAATGAGCCGCTGCTGATGCTGGTGCTCAACTTTATCCCTCTGGCTGCAGGCTACCTGCTCAAGTGCTACAAGTTCCACAAGCAGGGCTTTGGGGAAAGCTGGGACAAGGGGATGCACGAGGCCTTTGCCCTGCTGAAAGCCGGCAAGCTGGGCAAGCGGCCCTTCCGCCTGAGAGACCTGCCCAACTACATTCTGATGGAGCTGTGGATGATCTGGAACATGGTGCCGTATCTGTGGTATCGGCTGGTGGTGGTACGGTTCGATCTGAAATAA
- a CDS encoding DUF4358 domain-containing protein gives MKRIIAALLAGLCLFALVGCSAGSKADSAAPKNYSQIIHDARTDEDNEYDMIFTKGEDGKFTAIDGYSAEYEADQLNDELKDIVFPLLGLEDGSYESFAASVSSMMVRSYAIAIVKPAEGKTDAVKAALEAYVQSEQQSMEHYLEDQYQVAKAATVTVAPTGEVILVCAEDHDTILSNIEKALAA, from the coding sequence ATGAAACGTATCATCGCCGCACTGCTTGCCGGTCTGTGCCTGTTTGCCCTTGTGGGCTGCTCTGCCGGCAGCAAGGCCGACTCTGCCGCCCCCAAAAACTACTCCCAGATCATCCACGACGCCCGCACCGACGAGGACAACGAGTACGATATGATCTTTACCAAGGGGGAAGACGGCAAATTCACCGCCATCGACGGCTACAGCGCCGAGTACGAGGCCGACCAGCTGAACGACGAGCTGAAAGACATCGTGTTCCCCCTGCTGGGCCTTGAGGACGGCAGCTACGAGAGCTTTGCCGCCTCGGTTTCCTCCATGATGGTGCGCAGCTACGCTATAGCCATCGTGAAGCCCGCCGAGGGCAAGACCGACGCTGTAAAGGCCGCACTGGAAGCCTATGTTCAGAGCGAACAGCAGTCCATGGAGCACTACCTTGAGGACCAGTATCAGGTCGCCAAGGCAGCCACCGTCACCGTAGCCCCCACCGGCGAGGTGATCCTGGTGTGTGCTGAGGATCACGACACCATTCTTTCCAACATCGAAAAAGCCCTTGCCGCATAA
- a CDS encoding Lrp/AsnC family transcriptional regulator: MDDLDRKILSLLAKNARMPVKEIAEQISLTSPAVSSRIHKLETDGIISGYTVTLNRPADRVYVDALISLSVAPSKQDAFLELLQNSKEVLQCYHVTGAYTFLVKVSCGSMPQLEHLILQFQKLGTTSTQIILSTPVNHGELDALML; this comes from the coding sequence ATGGATGATCTGGATCGCAAGATTCTCTCCCTGCTTGCCAAGAATGCCCGTATGCCGGTCAAGGAGATCGCCGAGCAGATATCGCTGACCAGCCCTGCGGTGTCCAGCCGCATCCACAAGCTGGAGACGGACGGCATCATCAGCGGCTACACCGTCACACTGAACCGCCCCGCCGACCGCGTGTACGTGGACGCCCTCATCAGCCTTTCGGTGGCACCGTCCAAGCAGGACGCCTTTCTGGAGCTGCTGCAGAACAGCAAGGAGGTACTGCAGTGCTACCACGTCACCGGTGCCTACACCTTTCTTGTCAAGGTGAGCTGCGGAAGCATGCCCCAGCTGGAGCATCTGATCCTGCAGTTCCAGAAGCTGGGCACCACCAGCACCCAGATCATTCTCTCCACGCCCGTGAACCATGGCGAGCTGGACGCCCTGATGCTGTGA
- the hflX gene encoding GTPase HflX: MSELYDILVETPPTKVILLALDQGLWDCERSLAELSALCEANHMEAVAQVTQKRQTPETGIVLGSGKLEEASLAAESLGAECAVFDGELTGSQIRNISNALGGLEVIDRTMLILEIFRSRAVTNEGKLQTELALLRYRLPRLQGMGEALSRQGGGGGGGGGARRGAGETKLELDRRHVHARIDTLAEKLAEMEKRRGESRKARAKTGMPVVSLVGYTNVGKSSLMNALCGPSVAEADMLFATLDPTSRKLVLPSGMAVLLVDTVGFVSRLPHNLVEAFKSTLEEAAWSDVIIRVADAGDEQREEQLAVTDEVLDGLDCADIPRLTVYNKCDKPGAMSFDPDILLTSAKTGYGLDTLLAKLDEVLSDRVHTLRVLLPYDKLGLAAPMRERGSVQVEEYREDGLYLEGIVKTEDLHCFEGYLV, translated from the coding sequence GTGAGCGAACTTTACGATATCTTAGTGGAAACACCCCCGACGAAGGTCATTCTGCTGGCGCTGGATCAGGGCCTGTGGGACTGTGAGCGCAGTCTGGCAGAGCTTTCTGCCCTGTGTGAGGCTAACCACATGGAGGCCGTGGCGCAGGTGACCCAGAAGCGCCAGACCCCGGAGACCGGCATCGTGCTGGGCAGCGGCAAACTGGAGGAAGCCAGCCTTGCCGCCGAAAGTCTGGGTGCGGAATGCGCCGTATTTGACGGCGAACTGACCGGCAGCCAGATCCGCAACATCTCCAATGCGCTGGGCGGGCTGGAAGTGATCGACCGCACCATGCTCATTCTGGAAATTTTCCGTAGCCGCGCCGTCACCAACGAGGGCAAGCTGCAGACCGAGCTGGCCCTTCTGCGCTACCGTCTGCCCCGTCTGCAGGGCATGGGCGAGGCGCTGAGCCGTCAGGGCGGCGGCGGTGGCGGCGGCGGCGGTGCCCGCCGTGGTGCCGGTGAGACCAAGCTGGAACTGGACCGCCGCCATGTGCACGCCCGCATCGATACGCTGGCTGAAAAGCTGGCCGAAATGGAAAAGCGCCGGGGCGAGAGCCGCAAGGCCCGTGCCAAGACCGGTATGCCGGTAGTCAGCCTTGTAGGCTATACCAACGTGGGCAAATCCAGCCTGATGAACGCTCTGTGCGGCCCCAGCGTAGCCGAAGCGGACATGCTGTTCGCCACACTGGACCCCACCAGCCGCAAGCTGGTGCTGCCCAGCGGCATGGCCGTGCTGCTGGTGGATACGGTGGGCTTTGTGTCCCGCCTGCCCCACAATCTGGTGGAGGCCTTCAAGTCCACGCTGGAAGAAGCCGCATGGTCGGACGTCATCATCCGGGTGGCAGACGCAGGCGATGAGCAGCGGGAAGAGCAGCTGGCCGTCACCGACGAGGTTCTGGACGGGCTGGACTGCGCGGACATCCCCCGCCTGACCGTCTACAACAAATGCGACAAGCCGGGTGCCATGAGCTTTGACCCGGACATCCTGCTCACCAGCGCCAAGACCGGCTATGGTCTGGACACCCTGCTGGCAAAGCTGGACGAGGTGCTCAGCGACCGGGTGCACACCCTGCGGGTGCTGCTGCCCTACGATAAGCTGGGCCTTGCCGCCCCCATGCGGGAGCGGGGCAGCGTGCAGGTGGAAGAATACCGGGAGGACGGGCTGTATCTGGAGGGCATCGTCAAGACCGAGGACCTGCACTGCTTTGAAGGGTATCTGGTCTGA
- a CDS encoding GNAT family N-acetyltransferase yields the protein MRHAGTQELETDRLFLRRLLPEDADMMYANWASDPQVTRFLRWEPHKNALETLGLLAAWATLYPNPDYYQWAIVEKASGQVFGSISIFNALLGDPAQKALWPQQDCTDGIWEAGYCIGRNWWNRGLATEALKAVTAYWFSHTDGDWLTCCHAKANPASGRVMEKAGFVYHHDTVDHKFDGTPVECKSYLLTRERYEHRKDLP from the coding sequence ATGCGCCACGCCGGAACGCAGGAGCTTGAGACTGACCGGCTTTTTCTGCGCCGCCTGCTGCCGGAGGATGCCGACATGATGTACGCAAACTGGGCGTCCGACCCGCAGGTGACCCGTTTTCTGCGGTGGGAGCCCCACAAAAACGCTCTGGAAACGCTGGGCCTGCTGGCGGCATGGGCCACACTCTACCCGAACCCGGACTACTACCAGTGGGCCATTGTGGAAAAGGCTTCCGGGCAGGTGTTTGGCAGCATCAGCATCTTCAATGCTCTGCTCGGTGACCCGGCACAGAAAGCGCTCTGGCCGCAACAGGACTGCACAGACGGCATCTGGGAAGCAGGCTACTGCATCGGACGGAACTGGTGGAACAGAGGTCTTGCCACCGAAGCGCTGAAGGCTGTGACCGCGTACTGGTTCAGCCATACTGACGGGGACTGGCTGACCTGCTGCCATGCCAAGGCAAACCCCGCCAGCGGCCGGGTGATGGAAAAAGCCGGTTTTGTGTACCACCACGACACCGTTGATCACAAATTTGACGGCACACCGGTGGAATGCAAAAGCTATTTATTGACGCGGGAGCGTTACGAACATAGAAAGGACTTACCGTGA